From the genome of Haloterrigena sp. KLK7, one region includes:
- a CDS encoding GNAT family N-acetyltransferase — translation MSTREESTVCAYWDPSACEGTVGCPPRCPRAIDERGVPFLVRPYRSADFEPLVEMYEGLDESAATMGLPPFTRPRIEAWLTELTSNGWNLVALLDDRIVGHVAVTPADDPDPEFVVFVDSDVQDRGIGSELLKQLIAYADDRDHEALCLDVSTDNQRAVTVYENVGFETIGQSDLNRTMQLPLDGPIADRVQRPPAERLE, via the coding sequence ATGAGTACTCGAGAGGAGTCGACCGTCTGTGCCTACTGGGACCCCTCGGCGTGTGAAGGAACGGTCGGCTGTCCGCCGCGGTGTCCGCGAGCGATCGACGAGCGGGGCGTCCCGTTTCTGGTTCGACCGTATCGATCGGCCGATTTCGAGCCGCTCGTCGAGATGTACGAGGGCCTCGACGAGTCGGCGGCGACGATGGGTCTTCCGCCGTTCACGCGCCCGCGAATCGAAGCGTGGCTCACCGAGCTGACGTCGAACGGCTGGAACCTGGTCGCGCTGCTCGACGACCGAATCGTCGGTCACGTCGCCGTGACGCCGGCCGACGATCCCGATCCGGAGTTCGTCGTCTTCGTCGACAGCGACGTGCAGGACCGGGGGATCGGGAGCGAACTGCTCAAACAGCTCATCGCCTACGCCGACGACAGGGACCACGAGGCGCTGTGTCTGGATGTCTCGACCGACAACCAGCGCGCCGTCACCGTCTACGAGAACGTCGGCTTCGAGACGATCGGTCAGTCGGACCTGAATCGGACGATGCAGCTCCCACTGGACGGTCCGATCGCCGATCGCGTCCAGCGACCGCCGGCAGAGCGACTCGAGTAG
- a CDS encoding inosine/xanthosine triphosphatase, whose amino-acid sequence MKVAVGSTNPVKIDAVERTLERFEPTVVDAAVDSGVPEQPWSIEETVTGAENRARRALATTDADYGIGLEGGVARIDGVPGLSLIMWAAATNGDRLERGGGPTLRLPDDVAARLEDGAELGPVMDDRLGTDGIAETEGAAGVLTAGLTNRTRALGEAVACAFGPFVAGESAPDRG is encoded by the coding sequence ATGAAGGTCGCAGTCGGAAGCACGAACCCGGTCAAGATCGACGCGGTCGAACGGACCCTCGAGCGATTCGAGCCGACCGTCGTCGACGCGGCGGTCGACTCCGGCGTCCCCGAGCAGCCGTGGTCGATCGAGGAGACCGTTACCGGCGCCGAGAACCGCGCTCGGCGCGCGCTCGCGACGACCGACGCCGACTACGGGATCGGTCTCGAGGGCGGCGTCGCCCGCATCGACGGCGTCCCGGGGCTGTCACTGATCATGTGGGCCGCCGCCACGAACGGCGACCGATTGGAACGCGGCGGCGGACCGACGCTTCGCCTCCCGGACGACGTCGCGGCTCGTCTCGAGGACGGAGCCGAGCTGGGGCCGGTAATGGACGACCGTCTCGGGACGGACGGAATCGCCGAGACCGAGGGCGCCGCCGGCGTCCTGACGGCCGGCCTGACGAACCGAACGCGAGCGCTCGGCGAGGCGGTCGCGTGTGCGTTCGGTCCGTTCGTCGCGGGGGAGTCAGCTCCCGACCGCGGATAG
- a CDS encoding PPC domain-containing DNA-binding protein, translating to MEYTEESDRLVVRLDPGDEVLASLETLRDDRGLEQGFLMGIGAVDEVVLGHYDVSEQAYSEGRFTGQYEVTSFLGNIGPDKIHTHIQLGNEEFESLGGHCSEAVVSGTFEIVVFPGETSLTHQLDERTGLDVFDL from the coding sequence ATGGAGTACACTGAGGAATCCGACCGACTCGTGGTTCGATTGGACCCCGGCGACGAAGTGCTGGCGTCGCTCGAGACGCTCCGCGACGACCGCGGACTCGAGCAGGGCTTTCTGATGGGGATCGGCGCCGTCGACGAGGTCGTGCTCGGTCACTACGACGTGTCCGAGCAGGCGTACAGCGAGGGGCGGTTCACCGGCCAGTACGAGGTGACGAGCTTCCTCGGGAACATCGGTCCCGACAAGATCCACACCCACATTCAACTCGGGAACGAGGAGTTCGAATCCCTCGGTGGTCACTGCTCGGAAGCGGTCGTCTCCGGCACGTTCGAGATCGTCGTCTTCCCCGGCGAGACCTCGCTCACCCACCAACTGGACGAGCGGACGGGGCTCGACGTGTTCGACCTCTGA
- a CDS encoding MBL fold metallo-hydrolase, whose translation MSLSSVTDGIDQVQFDHVRVLVLEDVPEGQTTLVDTAFDENGEELVETLEAEYGDIDRVILTHGDHGHHGGLEYVMEAFDPKLVMPADESKLYEHLEEAGLDFEPDVAYEDDDLLEGNIRIIQIPGHTEATSALLLEDRGILISGDTLDGSDRGGMPPGYLLPPPALFNIDHEAAELNLYDLLGYDFDTVLVFHGSHVFENPKEKLDDFLVEREWNDWDPRTDDDD comes from the coding sequence ATGAGCCTGAGTAGCGTAACCGACGGTATCGATCAGGTCCAGTTCGACCACGTTCGGGTGTTAGTACTCGAGGACGTGCCGGAAGGTCAGACGACCCTGGTCGACACTGCGTTCGACGAGAACGGCGAGGAACTCGTGGAGACGCTCGAAGCGGAGTACGGAGACATCGACCGCGTCATTCTCACCCACGGCGATCACGGTCACCACGGCGGTCTCGAGTACGTGATGGAGGCGTTCGATCCGAAACTCGTCATGCCGGCCGACGAGTCGAAGCTCTACGAGCACCTCGAGGAGGCAGGGCTCGACTTCGAACCCGACGTCGCCTACGAGGACGACGACCTGCTCGAGGGCAATATCCGTATCATTCAGATCCCCGGGCACACGGAGGCGACATCGGCCCTGTTGCTCGAGGATCGCGGAATCCTGATTTCCGGCGACACGCTGGATGGGTCCGACCGCGGCGGAATGCCACCGGGGTATCTCCTCCCACCGCCGGCCCTGTTCAACATCGATCACGAGGCCGCCGAACTCAACCTCTACGACCTGCTCGGCTATGACTTCGATACGGTGCTGGTCTTCCACGGCTCGCACGTCTTCGAGAATCCGAAGGAGAAACTCGACGACTTCCTCGTCGAACGGGAGTGGAACGACTGGGACCCGCGTACCGACGACGACGATTGA
- a CDS encoding transcription initiation factor IIB — MSNTPSNTRVRRTERETDDTTETTDESEQSDLDCPECTGNLVVDDEHGETVCEDCGLVVEEDSVDRGPEWRAFDATEKNEKSRVGAPTTNTMHDKGLSTNIDWRNKDAYGNSLGSRQREKMQRLRKWNERFRTRDSKERNLKQALGEIDRMASALGLPTNVRETASVIYRRALDEDLLPGRSIEGVSTACVYAAARQAGVPRSLDEIADVSRVEKNEIARTYRYVVRELGLEVQPADPESYVPRFASGLDLSDEAEHRARALLQNAKEKGVHSGKSPVGLAAAAVYAAALLTNEKTTQAAVSDVADISEVTIRNRYHELLEAEETLGLA, encoded by the coding sequence ATGAGCAACACACCATCGAACACGAGAGTACGGCGTACCGAGCGCGAAACAGACGACACGACCGAAACGACGGACGAAAGCGAGCAGAGCGACCTCGACTGCCCCGAGTGTACGGGCAACCTCGTCGTCGACGACGAACACGGCGAGACCGTCTGCGAGGACTGCGGACTGGTCGTCGAGGAGGACTCGGTCGACCGCGGTCCCGAGTGGCGGGCCTTCGACGCCACCGAGAAAAACGAGAAGTCCCGCGTGGGCGCGCCCACGACGAACACGATGCACGACAAGGGGCTCTCGACGAACATCGACTGGCGCAACAAGGACGCCTACGGGAACTCCCTCGGGTCGCGCCAGCGCGAGAAGATGCAGCGCCTGCGCAAGTGGAACGAGCGGTTCCGCACCCGCGACTCCAAGGAGCGCAACCTGAAGCAGGCGCTCGGCGAGATCGACCGGATGGCCTCCGCGCTCGGTCTCCCGACGAACGTCCGCGAGACCGCGTCGGTCATCTATCGGCGCGCGCTCGACGAGGACCTGCTCCCCGGCCGTTCGATCGAGGGCGTCTCGACGGCCTGCGTCTACGCCGCCGCCCGCCAGGCCGGCGTCCCCCGCAGTCTGGACGAGATCGCCGACGTCTCCCGCGTCGAGAAGAACGAGATCGCCCGCACCTACCGCTACGTGGTCCGGGAACTCGGACTCGAGGTCCAGCCCGCCGACCCCGAGAGCTACGTCCCCCGCTTCGCCTCGGGACTCGACCTCTCGGACGAGGCCGAACACCGCGCCCGCGCGCTGCTGCAGAACGCCAAGGAGAAGGGCGTCCACAGCGGCAAGTCGCCGGTCGGCCTCGCGGCCGCCGCGGTCTACGCCGCCGCCTTGCTGACCAACGAGAAGACCACGCAGGCCGCCGTCAGTGACGTCGCCGACATCTCCGAAGTGACTATTCGGAACCGGTACCACGAACTCCTCGAGGCCGAGGAGACGCTGGGTCTCGCGTAA
- a CDS encoding tripartite tricarboxylate transporter TctB family protein, whose product MIIKKVTRNIRQIDADTVKSNPLSIAFILFSLVVIYYANQFPDGGEIGAGFFPIMLSVGIILFAIVDLATDDETELDLSDVDVAPIVIVSGILFAYVFLMPYTGFLVGTMLFLPTVLYYSDVRSKLLIGAISIGFPILLFYVFSRIFLVRLPESQILPVSRLLPQLPLVVL is encoded by the coding sequence ATGATTATAAAAAAGGTAACGCGCAATATCCGTCAGATCGACGCGGATACGGTGAAGTCGAATCCGCTTTCGATAGCATTCATACTGTTCTCGCTCGTGGTTATCTACTACGCGAACCAGTTCCCCGACGGGGGTGAAATCGGTGCCGGATTCTTCCCGATCATGCTGTCCGTCGGGATTATCCTGTTCGCTATCGTAGACCTGGCGACCGACGACGAGACGGAACTCGACCTGAGCGACGTCGACGTAGCGCCGATCGTCATCGTTAGCGGAATTCTATTCGCATACGTCTTTCTGATGCCGTATACGGGGTTTCTAGTCGGGACGATGCTGTTCCTCCCGACCGTGCTATACTACTCTGACGTGCGGTCGAAACTCCTGATCGGCGCCATCTCGATCGGCTTCCCGATCCTGCTGTTTTACGTCTTCAGTCGTATCTTCCTGGTCCGATTACCCGAAAGTCAGATACTCCCCGTCTCGCGGCTCCTGCCACAGCTTCCGCTGGTGGTGCTCTAA
- a CDS encoding NAD(P)-dependent oxidoreductase: MATQNVLVTGPYGEAGEAILNHLLDDERYEFTFLNRSDHPDYETHVADIADYEAIRPAFDDQDAVIHLAAQSDAGAEFEEVVEPNIIGTYNILKAMEDAGVEKLIFASSQRVMGLYEEDHAPELYEEDYPSEFDPFRLTHETLPKPDGYYGATKVFGENICRVHARRDGAPEQVYSLRISSVRTEEYDHPYGDAERGVDRSEEHKVDEDEVWDQSQTGSWERGSEEYQEMVDRLKASWTSQRDFAHMLECCLEDESVTYDTFYAVSGNAARWFGIEHAKAVLGYEPRDDASEWDSPPADATE; encoded by the coding sequence ATGGCGACGCAAAACGTACTCGTTACCGGACCGTACGGCGAAGCCGGCGAAGCGATTCTCAACCACCTGCTGGACGACGAGCGGTACGAGTTCACCTTCCTGAACCGCAGCGACCACCCCGACTACGAGACTCACGTCGCCGACATCGCCGACTACGAGGCGATTCGGCCGGCGTTCGACGATCAGGACGCGGTGATTCACCTCGCCGCCCAGTCCGACGCCGGTGCGGAGTTCGAGGAGGTCGTCGAGCCGAACATCATTGGCACGTACAATATCCTGAAGGCGATGGAGGACGCCGGGGTCGAGAAACTCATCTTCGCGTCCTCGCAGCGCGTCATGGGACTCTACGAGGAGGATCACGCGCCGGAGCTCTACGAGGAGGACTACCCGAGCGAGTTCGATCCGTTCCGACTCACCCACGAGACGCTGCCGAAGCCCGACGGCTACTACGGTGCCACAAAGGTGTTCGGCGAGAACATCTGTCGCGTCCACGCGCGACGCGACGGCGCGCCCGAACAGGTGTACTCGCTTCGCATCTCGAGCGTGCGAACCGAGGAGTACGATCACCCGTACGGTGATGCCGAGCGCGGCGTCGACCGCAGCGAGGAGCACAAAGTCGACGAGGACGAGGTCTGGGACCAGTCTCAGACCGGTTCCTGGGAACGGGGCAGCGAGGAGTACCAGGAGATGGTCGACCGACTGAAGGCCTCCTGGACCTCCCAGCGGGACTTCGCGCACATGCTCGAGTGCTGTCTCGAGGACGAGTCGGTGACCTACGACACGTTCTACGCGGTCAGCGGAAACGCCGCCCGATGGTTCGGTATCGAGCACGCGAAAGCCGTTCTCGGCTACGAGCCGCGGGACGACGCCTCGGAGTGGGACAGTCCGCCGGCCGACGCGACGGAATAA
- a CDS encoding tripartite tricarboxylate transporter substrate binding protein, which yields MVSNTNSERRVLNRRTALKTLGATGLAMTAGCIGDLQGGEWPSRQVEIVSPWAAGGGADRTSRAVADAAENHTDVSWNVSNQTGGSGSVGMNAAANSDPDGHTLGCTAPEIALFQHLGIAELGPDDITPIMQYTEFPAALVVHQDSDISSLDDWISYGEDNPGEMQMANSGNGSSWHMAAAGIASEAGIEVEHVSYDGASPAIQAVVNGEADCTAVGAAEVAPQVRDGDLEALGVAFSEQVDSLPDTQTMKEQGLDIEIGSWLGHFAPADIDDETRDAIVDVYESIYEDDQFIEFMENNNFMRVQRGPEEFSTFLDEQYEYYGNLVEELDINA from the coding sequence ATGGTATCGAATACCAATAGCGAGCGAAGGGTGCTGAATCGACGGACTGCCTTGAAGACCCTGGGTGCGACGGGTCTCGCGATGACGGCGGGCTGTATCGGCGATTTACAGGGCGGCGAGTGGCCGTCGCGACAGGTCGAGATTGTCTCCCCGTGGGCGGCCGGTGGCGGCGCCGACCGGACGAGTCGTGCGGTCGCCGACGCGGCCGAAAATCACACCGACGTCTCCTGGAACGTCAGCAACCAGACCGGCGGTTCCGGTTCGGTCGGAATGAACGCGGCCGCGAACTCCGATCCCGACGGCCACACCCTGGGCTGTACGGCTCCAGAGATCGCGCTGTTCCAGCACCTCGGTATCGCCGAACTCGGTCCCGACGACATTACGCCGATCATGCAGTACACCGAGTTCCCGGCCGCCCTCGTCGTCCATCAGGACTCGGACATTTCCTCGCTCGACGACTGGATCTCCTACGGGGAGGACAATCCTGGCGAGATGCAGATGGCCAACTCCGGGAACGGCTCCTCGTGGCACATGGCCGCTGCCGGTATCGCCAGCGAGGCGGGTATCGAGGTCGAACACGTCTCGTACGACGGCGCTAGCCCCGCGATACAGGCCGTCGTGAACGGCGAGGCCGACTGCACGGCCGTCGGTGCTGCCGAAGTGGCACCGCAAGTCCGGGACGGCGACCTCGAAGCCCTCGGCGTCGCGTTCAGCGAACAGGTCGACTCGCTACCGGACACGCAGACGATGAAGGAGCAGGGACTGGACATCGAGATCGGCTCCTGGCTGGGGCACTTCGCGCCGGCGGATATCGACGACGAGACCCGCGACGCGATCGTCGACGTCTACGAATCGATCTACGAGGACGACCAGTTCATCGAGTTCATGGAGAACAACAACTTCATGCGCGTTCAGCGCGGTCCCGAGGAGTTCAGTACCTTCCTCGACGAACAGTACGAGTACTACGGCAACCTCGTCGAGGAACTGGACATCAACGCGTAA
- a CDS encoding alcohol dehydrogenase catalytic domain-containing protein, with the protein MRGLAKTSRSAGSMELVDVETPEPAADEALIEVEYAGLCGSDAGIYAFKSSFERMELPTIIGHEYTGRIVEVGDEVSKFSVGDRVVERPIRSCGDCYQCEVGQANVCPNKEITGVDHDGAYAGYIAVPEDDLHAVPDDVEPRHAALVEPTAITTRAVIRNSRVKPGDRVFVAGPGPMGILAAQVANAQGADVVVAGVGRDTAYRLPLAEELGFETLNVEADDLEAYREELTDGVGYDVVFDTTGHPSGLTMAVDEVRKGGQIVLVGQTGETTMEFTPLVRSEIDLQCTYSAMYEDFERALRLIGSGDVDHATFLDDRFSLLEADEAFETFLEGDTCKPVFDVSVLRD; encoded by the coding sequence ATGCGCGGGTTAGCTAAGACCAGTCGTAGTGCTGGGAGTATGGAACTCGTCGACGTCGAGACGCCCGAACCGGCGGCCGACGAGGCGCTGATCGAAGTCGAGTACGCCGGACTCTGCGGGAGCGACGCCGGGATCTACGCCTTCAAGTCGTCGTTCGAACGGATGGAGCTGCCGACGATCATCGGTCACGAGTACACCGGCCGCATCGTCGAGGTCGGCGACGAGGTCTCGAAGTTCTCGGTCGGCGACCGCGTCGTCGAACGACCGATCCGCAGCTGCGGCGACTGCTACCAGTGCGAGGTCGGTCAGGCGAACGTCTGTCCGAACAAGGAGATCACCGGCGTCGATCACGACGGCGCGTACGCGGGATACATCGCCGTTCCCGAGGACGACCTGCACGCGGTCCCCGACGACGTTGAACCCCGACACGCAGCGCTCGTGGAACCGACGGCGATCACCACTCGAGCGGTCATCCGGAACTCGCGCGTCAAGCCCGGCGACCGCGTGTTCGTCGCGGGCCCGGGACCGATGGGTATCCTTGCCGCCCAGGTCGCGAACGCGCAGGGTGCCGACGTCGTGGTCGCCGGCGTCGGGCGGGACACCGCGTACCGGCTGCCGCTCGCCGAGGAGCTCGGCTTCGAGACGCTCAACGTCGAGGCCGACGATCTCGAGGCCTATCGCGAGGAGCTGACCGACGGCGTGGGCTACGACGTCGTCTTCGACACGACCGGTCACCCGTCGGGACTGACGATGGCCGTCGACGAGGTCCGCAAGGGCGGCCAGATCGTCCTCGTCGGCCAGACCGGCGAGACGACGATGGAGTTCACGCCGCTGGTCCGGTCGGAGATTGACCTCCAGTGTACCTACAGCGCGATGTACGAGGACTTCGAACGCGCGCTGCGACTGATCGGTTCGGGCGACGTCGATCACGCGACCTTCCTCGACGACCGCTTCAGTCTGCTCGAGGCCGACGAGGCCTTCGAAACGTTCCTCGAGGGCGACACCTGTAAGCCCGTCTTCGACGTCTCCGTGCTGCGTGACTGA
- a CDS encoding universal stress protein, whose translation MHTALVVLTDESTDERLLDAAKRYATGTDTELLVCRFIDRKEYQSDARNEARDGKQVQTIEMIEEEAEEEATAAADRAFADADVSYTAIGAAGELPKKIIEVADERDCGHVFVSGRKRSPTGKALFGDIAQAVLLRFDGPVTVTTN comes from the coding sequence ATGCACACGGCATTAGTCGTGCTTACCGACGAATCGACGGACGAACGACTGTTGGATGCGGCGAAACGATACGCGACGGGGACCGACACCGAACTCCTGGTCTGTCGGTTCATCGATCGAAAGGAGTACCAGAGCGACGCCCGCAACGAGGCGCGGGACGGCAAGCAGGTTCAGACCATCGAGATGATCGAAGAAGAGGCCGAGGAGGAAGCGACGGCCGCCGCGGATCGGGCCTTCGCGGACGCCGACGTCTCCTACACGGCGATCGGCGCGGCGGGGGAACTTCCGAAGAAGATCATCGAGGTCGCGGACGAACGGGACTGCGGCCACGTGTTCGTCTCCGGTCGGAAACGCTCGCCGACGGGGAAGGCGCTGTTCGGCGACATCGCCCAGGCGGTGCTCCTCCGATTCGACGGGCCGGTAACGGTTACGACGAACTGA
- a CDS encoding MBL fold metallo-hydrolase, which translates to MSVSEIADGIHAVEFDHIRVFVLEDRPDGTVTLVDAAFPDDGEELADVLESEFGGLDRLLVTHGDEGHFGGVPALVDRFDPELAVPAGAKVFYEALDVDPDVEFVDGDPLAGGIRAIEIPGHTVATTAFLLEDDRTLIAGDTLEGSDRRGLPPGYLVPPAEQFNDDSHAAAERNLVKLFDYEIDAVLVYHGTSVHEDPLEKLNDWLLDREWTLTYS; encoded by the coding sequence ATGTCAGTCAGTGAAATTGCCGACGGCATCCATGCTGTCGAGTTCGATCACATCCGGGTCTTCGTCCTCGAAGACCGACCCGACGGCACCGTGACGCTCGTCGACGCGGCGTTTCCCGACGACGGCGAGGAACTCGCCGACGTCCTCGAGTCGGAGTTCGGCGGCCTCGATCGACTCCTCGTCACCCACGGGGACGAGGGCCACTTTGGCGGCGTCCCGGCGCTGGTCGACCGGTTCGATCCGGAACTCGCTGTTCCGGCGGGCGCGAAGGTCTTTTACGAGGCACTGGATGTCGATCCCGACGTCGAGTTCGTCGACGGGGACCCGCTGGCCGGCGGTATCCGCGCGATCGAGATTCCCGGCCATACGGTGGCGACGACCGCGTTCCTCCTCGAGGACGACCGGACGCTGATCGCCGGCGATACGCTCGAGGGGTCGGATCGGCGCGGCCTGCCGCCGGGGTATCTCGTGCCGCCGGCCGAGCAGTTCAACGACGATAGCCACGCCGCCGCGGAACGGAACCTGGTCAAACTGTTCGACTACGAGATCGACGCGGTACTGGTCTACCACGGGACGAGCGTCCACGAGGATCCCCTGGAGAAACTCAACGACTGGTTGCTCGATCGGGAGTGGACGTTGACGTACTCATAA
- a CDS encoding MFS transporter yields MRWQYRDTVLVVCTFALFVTVFGRVALSPVVPDVAAEFGLSNAVIGLALTGMWFAYALTQFPSGILAEWYGERPVVLASVSGTGLATFVIVGAPGFVVFALGAILLGGLAGLHYSVATTLLTRLYGDIGTAIGIHNSGAPLAGLVTPVVVSWTAVRYGWRPAVALTVVAALVIFALAVRSLRPTEPRSPDRPLSELLETGPILNLLSRPPIVFTGVIAIVAEFTWQGVASFLPAFFAQYHGYSTTLAGTLFGAYFVTQGVLQVGVGMVADRFGRDLAIGICMTTGIIGFLLLVAGPGLVPIVAGALLLGVGMGWGAAVFPRFMDRLADAERSFGFGLFRTAYMTVAASGSVVVGLLADLFGWPASFGFLTALLGLVCGLLLINHVLGLGY; encoded by the coding sequence ATGCGGTGGCAGTATCGCGACACGGTGTTGGTCGTCTGTACGTTCGCCCTCTTCGTGACGGTGTTCGGTCGGGTCGCGCTCAGCCCGGTCGTTCCCGACGTCGCCGCCGAGTTCGGGCTCTCGAACGCGGTGATCGGCCTCGCACTGACGGGAATGTGGTTCGCCTACGCGCTCACGCAGTTTCCCAGCGGGATCCTCGCCGAGTGGTACGGCGAACGACCGGTCGTTCTCGCGTCGGTCAGTGGCACCGGCCTCGCCACGTTCGTGATCGTCGGCGCGCCCGGGTTCGTCGTCTTCGCGCTGGGAGCGATCCTGCTGGGCGGCCTCGCGGGGCTCCACTACAGCGTCGCGACGACGCTGCTCACTCGCCTCTACGGCGACATCGGGACGGCGATCGGGATTCACAACTCCGGGGCGCCGCTGGCCGGCCTCGTCACGCCGGTCGTCGTCTCGTGGACCGCCGTCCGGTACGGCTGGCGCCCCGCCGTCGCGCTCACCGTGGTCGCCGCGCTCGTGATCTTCGCGCTCGCCGTCCGGAGCCTCCGGCCGACCGAGCCGCGCAGCCCCGACCGGCCGCTGAGCGAACTGCTCGAGACGGGACCGATCCTGAACCTGCTCTCCCGACCGCCGATCGTTTTCACCGGCGTCATCGCCATCGTTGCGGAGTTCACCTGGCAGGGGGTGGCGTCGTTCCTGCCGGCGTTTTTCGCTCAGTACCACGGCTACTCGACGACGCTCGCGGGGACCCTCTTCGGCGCGTACTTCGTCACGCAGGGCGTGTTACAGGTCGGCGTGGGGATGGTCGCCGATCGCTTCGGTCGCGACCTCGCGATCGGGATCTGTATGACGACCGGAATCATCGGCTTCCTGTTACTCGTCGCCGGTCCCGGACTCGTCCCGATCGTCGCCGGCGCTCTCCTCCTCGGCGTCGGGATGGGGTGGGGCGCGGCGGTCTTCCCGCGGTTCATGGATCGACTCGCGGACGCCGAGCGATCCTTCGGGTTCGGGCTCTTTCGGACGGCCTACATGACCGTCGCGGCCAGCGGTTCCGTCGTCGTCGGGCTCCTCGCGGATCTGTTCGGCTGGCCCGCCTCCTTCGGATTCCTGACTGCTCTGCTCGGTCTCGTCTGCGGGCTTCTCCTCATCAATCACGTCCTCGGTCTCGGCTACTGA
- a CDS encoding tripartite tricarboxylate transporter permease yields MAVEHILQGFANVMDPVVLILMITGIFLGLLMGSIPGMTATMTIAVLLSFTFTMEPATGMMLLLGIYGGAVYAGSIPAILIRTPGTPSAAATIFDGYPLSQKGEAGRAIRISTVASFVGGIISVLVLMFFSPVVADAALRFRSPEFFALAVFGLTIIASVSGDSLAKGMVSGLLGMLVATVGIDPVTGYQRFTFGIPELLTGVEFIAVMIGLFGIAEGLRTYSLGISDEQDRVNQKITGVLPSFADVKSIAPVSIGSGILGSLVGAVPGAGGDIASFITYNEATRWLKNTTPSFGDGNIRGVAAAESGNNASTGGALIPTFTLGIPGDSVSAILIGALLVHDVNPGPALYQEETGLLYTIFVGFLLIYVFILIFGLLGANYWARLINIPQSLIWPVIFVLCVIGAIALRGNVFDAWIMLAAGGLGYVMRLRGYPLAPMVLGLILAPIAEENLRRSLVLSNGSLDIFYTSPIALVVLLLSVAALLVPAARALRS; encoded by the coding sequence ATGGCGGTCGAACACATTCTACAGGGGTTCGCGAACGTCATGGATCCGGTCGTGTTGATCCTGATGATCACCGGGATCTTCCTCGGCCTGCTGATGGGATCGATCCCCGGGATGACGGCGACGATGACCATTGCAGTCCTACTGTCGTTTACGTTTACGATGGAGCCGGCGACCGGAATGATGCTCCTGCTCGGGATCTATGGCGGCGCGGTCTACGCGGGGTCGATTCCGGCGATTCTAATCCGAACCCCGGGGACGCCGTCGGCCGCGGCGACGATCTTCGACGGCTATCCGCTCTCTCAGAAGGGGGAAGCCGGCCGGGCCATCAGGATCAGCACCGTCGCGTCGTTCGTCGGCGGTATCATCAGCGTGCTCGTGCTCATGTTCTTCTCGCCGGTCGTCGCGGATGCGGCGCTCCGATTCCGCTCACCGGAGTTCTTCGCGCTGGCCGTATTCGGGCTGACGATCATCGCAAGCGTGAGCGGCGACTCGCTCGCGAAGGGAATGGTCTCGGGCCTGCTCGGTATGCTCGTCGCGACCGTCGGAATCGATCCGGTCACCGGCTATCAACGGTTCACGTTCGGAATTCCCGAACTCCTCACCGGCGTCGAGTTCATCGCGGTGATGATCGGACTGTTCGGCATCGCCGAGGGACTCCGGACGTACTCCCTGGGAATCAGTGACGAACAGGACAGGGTAAACCAGAAGATCACTGGCGTCCTGCCGTCGTTCGCGGACGTCAAGTCTATCGCGCCGGTCTCGATTGGCTCGGGGATCCTCGGCTCGCTGGTCGGGGCGGTTCCCGGCGCCGGTGGCGACATCGCATCGTTTATCACCTACAACGAGGCGACGCGGTGGCTCAAGAACACGACACCGTCGTTCGGTGACGGGAACATTCGGGGCGTCGCCGCGGCGGAGTCCGGGAACAACGCCAGTACCGGCGGTGCACTGATTCCGACGTTCACGCTCGGGATTCCCGGTGATTCCGTCTCGGCGATCCTCATCGGCGCGTTGCTCGTCCACGACGTCAACCCCGGACCCGCGCTCTATCAGGAGGAGACCGGTCTGCTGTACACGATCTTCGTCGGATTCCTCCTCATCTACGTGTTCATCCTGATCTTCGGGCTCCTCGGAGCCAACTACTGGGCACGGTTGATCAACATCCCGCAATCGCTCATCTGGCCCGTGATCTTCGTCCTCTGCGTGATCGGAGCGATCGCGCTTCGCGGGAACGTCTTCGACGCGTGGATCATGCTCGCCGCCGGCGGGCTCGGGTACGTGATGCGATTGCGCGGCTATCCGTTGGCACCGATGGTGCTCGGACTAATCCTCGCGCCGATCGCCGAGGAGAACCTCCGGCGCTCGCTGGTCCTCTCTAACGGCTCGCTGGACATCTTCTATACCAGTCCGATCGCGCTCGTCGTCCTCCTGCTGAGCGTGGCCGCGCTCTTGGTCCCGGCTGCGCGAGCGCTGCGAAGCTAG